Proteins encoded together in one Quercus lobata isolate SW786 chromosome 3, ValleyOak3.0 Primary Assembly, whole genome shotgun sequence window:
- the LOC115979129 gene encoding exosome complex component CSL4-like, with product MEEAAAAAEAVVVTPGEVLGKASQVRAGRGAYVAPHNNLVYASLTGFRRTLSPPPNSPDQRPTVEVTGHKAHGAVPEPGSVVIARVTRVTARVASADIMCVGPKSVREKFTGSIRQQDVRATEIDKVDMHLSFRPGDIIRAVVLSLGDARAYYLSTAKNELGVVSAESTAGETMVPISWTEMQCPLTGQIEQRKVAKVGG from the exons atggaagaggcggcggcggcggcggaggCGGTGGTGGTGACGCCAGGAGAAGTGCTGGGAAAAGCAAGCCAAGTGAGAGCAGGGAGAGGCGCCTACGTGGCTCCTCACAACAACTTGGTCTACGCTTCCCTCACTGGTTTCCGCCGCACCCTATCCCCTCCCCCTAACTCCCCCGACCAG AGACCCACTGTGGAAGTAACTGGTCACAAAGCCCATGGTGCGGTTCCCGAACCCGGATCGGTTGTTATTGCAAGA GTTACTAGAGTGACAGCCAGAGTGGCTTCAGCTGATATTATGTGTGTCGGTCCCAAGTCTGTTCGAGAAAAATTTACTGGATCAATCAG GCAGCAAGATGTTAGAGCAACTGAGATTGATAAAGTGGATATGCACTTATCTTTTCGCCCCGGTGACATTATTAGAGCTGTTGTG CTGTCCCTTGGAGATGCACGGGCTTATTATCTATCAACTGCAAAGAATGAACTGGGTGTTGTGTCTGCGGAGAGCACAGcag gTGAAACAATGGTTCCAATAAGTTGGACCGAGATGCAGTGCCCATTAACTGGTCAAATTGAGCAAAGAAAGGTTGCTAAGGTTGGAGGTTGA